In Humulus lupulus chromosome 7, drHumLupu1.1, whole genome shotgun sequence, the following are encoded in one genomic region:
- the LOC133792716 gene encoding uncharacterized protein LOC133792716 — MAAALECWSSRASTDEDLVEQVLMRTQDRSEGLVPESSSGPGVKDSSAMQKRIQKLGRNVSEAINSLKNSLNLDSARDQMTSSAKIESCRKVVWCGVVRNLTQLYPGSQLPEKLISNIRKHYDSLPLSYAQEGFDIKEVFLHIKMLEQAALDDHPSILIQEVSEDDIQGCVFRLTFACNSSISWPVMSGALDSASICCKKIQIFEKKGSTLGVVLLLVQSGQEKTFKTRIESALKSAVKKPKQTSKKFAFGLCGCQEENRKGRESGEMEEDVGDQNGRNGIDNPSQKVQLEMPLPTSSFVVSVDEWQTVQSGGDEIGKWLLNSDNLEFIDQIGPNSFKGVYKGKRVGMEKLKGCEKGNSYNFELRKDLLELMTCGHKNILQFHGVCVDENHGLCVVTKLMEGGSVYDLMLKSKKIQSKEIVRIATDVAEGIKFMNDHGVAYRDLNTQRILLDKQGNACLGDMGIVAVCKSVGEALEYETDGYRWLAPEIIAGDPECVTETWMSNVYSFGMIIWEMVTGEAAYSAFSPVQAAVGIAACGLRPDIPKDCPQMLRSLMTKCWNNCPSKRPQFSEILSIILRPNYNNCK, encoded by the exons ATGGCTGCAGCCTTGGAGTGCTGGTCCAGTCGAGCTAGTACTGACGAGGACTTGGTGGAACAAGTTCTAATGAGGACCCAGGATAGATCAGAAGGTTTGGTTCCGGAGAGCTCTTCCGGTCCAGGAGTGAAGGATTCGTCGGCTATGCAGAAGAGGATTCAGAAGTTGGGCCGGAACGTGTCTGAGGCCATAAACTCGCTTAAGAACTCGTTGAATCTGGACTCGGCTCGGGATCAGATGACGTCGTCGGCCAAGATCGAGAGTTGTCGAAAGGTCGTTTGGTGTGGTGTTGTACGGAACCTCACGCAGCTTTATCCTGGTAGTCAGTTACCGGAGAAGCTTATCTCCAATATTCGCAAGCATTACGATTCGTTGCCACTCAG TTACGCTCAAGAAGGGTTTGATATCAAAGAGGTGTTTCTCCATATTAAAATGCTAGAGCAGGCGGCTTTGGATGACCACCCTTCTATATTGATCCAAGAAGTGTCTGAAGATGATATTCAGGGGTGTGTTTTCAGGCTTACATTTGCGTGTAACTCATCTATTTCATGGCCGGTAATGTCCGGCGCACTAGACAGTGCGTCTATTTGCTGCAAGAAGATACAGATCTTTGAGAAGAAAGGATCTACTCTTGGTGTTGTTCTCCTTCTGGTTCAATCTGGACAGGAGAAAACCTTTAAGACCCGGATTGAATCCGCTTTGAAATCAGCTGTAAAGAAGCCTAAACAAACCTCAAAGAAGTTCGCTTTTGGGCTTTGTGGGTGTCAAGAGGAGAACAGGAAAGGTAGAGAATCGGGAGAGATGGAAGAGGACGTTGGTGACCAAAATGGTAGAAATGGGATCGACAATCCGAGTCAAAAAGTGCAGCTTGAGATGCCTTTACCCACCTCATCTTTTGTAGTGTCAGTTGACGAGTGGCAGACGGTTCAATCAGGTGGGGATGAAATAGGGAAATGGCTATTGAACTCTGATAATCTTGAGTTTATTGACCAGATTGGACCAAATTCATTCAAGGGTGTTTACAAGGGAAAGAGGGTTGGAATGGAGAAGCTCAAAGGTTGTGAAAAGGGTAATTCATACAACTTTGAACTAAGAAAGGATCTTTTGGAACTCATGACTTGTGGGCACAAGAACATTTTGCAGTTCCATGGCGTTTGTGTTGATGAGAATCATGGATTGTGCGTGGTGACAAAGTTGATGGAAGGTGGATCAGTTTATGACTTGATGCTTAAAAGCAAGAAGATTCAGAGCAAGGAAATAGTAAGAATCGCTACTGATGTAGCTGAAGGGATCAAGTTCATGAATGATCATGGAGTTGCCTACAGAGATCTCAACACACAGAGGATCTTATTGGATAAGCAAGGAAATGCTTGCTTAGGTGACATGGGCATAGTAGCTGTTTGCAAGAGTGTTGGTGAAGCATTGGAGTATGAGACTGATGGTTATCGTTGGCTTGCTCCTGAG ATAATTGCGGGTGATCCAGAGTGTGTGACAGAGACTTGGATGAGTAATGTATATAGTTTTGGGATGATTATCTGGGAAATGGTGACCGGCGAGGCAGCCTACTCAGCATTTTCGCCGGTTCAGGCAGCCGTGGGAATAGCTGCTTGTGGCCTTAGACCTGACATTCCAAAGGACTGTCCACAAATGCTGAGGTCTTTAATGACAAAGTGCTGGAACAATTGCCCATCAAAACGACCTCAGTTTTCTGAAATTCTATCAATAATACTGCGACCCAACTATAACAATTGCAAATAA